caaaaggaaaaaggaaatgtTGGACTTCCTTCATATTTGAGACAATTCATTGTCCAAATGATCGTCGGGGGGGAGTAAATTCAATCCTAACAGTACAGGGGTCAAAGAGAGACCACGCGTTCTTCTTGCAAAATGGTATCTTTAAGAGTTCTATCTGTAAGTAGAAACTGTAGATAACTGAAACTCCATAGACACTGACAAAGTTAAGAAGAAACATTAAAAAGAGTAAGCTAGAACTCCTAGCGaatcaacaaaaaaaagttGCTAGGCACCTCTGACCAAGCAGGGTGAAATTTGTTAACAAGACAAAATGCAGTAACTGAGCTGGTATACCAATTATATACAAGCACATAGCTTTCCAACAAAGCTCCATACTTCAGAGACTTCAAAGTACTCGAAGCTGCGCAAGAAAAGCGGCACACAGATCCAAGAAGAGGAACTGTGGACCCTGAAGCCTCTGAAGGTCCAGCAAGTACTTCTCGTCCCTGGTTTTGTACAGCTGCACCAAAGGAACACACATTTCAGAACCATACAAGCTGTGCTGTAATCAAGAAAACAGACCCAGAAAAACAGCAGATCCAAATAATAGAGAAACTCTattgctttcttttctttttttttgtgaaaactGGTAATAGAAACTCTATTGCTTTCTGAAACACGGACCACTTAAGAATATTTTTCATTGGTTGTTGTATTCCGGCCAATTTGCATGCACCTCGGCTATTCCACAGTACCTACTACCTCTTACCAACACAAATATTGGGTAACTTTGTCTACCAAGGTTTTGGACGGATGTGATGAAATCACCCGAAGAATAacacttgatcctcttcagatTACATAAGGACCAAATGGTATGCATTCAGATGTTGCAACCAACCTAAAAAGCCATTTTTCTGATTCACTAATGACAATCCCCCTCAAATTCTAACAATAGAggaaaaactaacaaaaagaCCAGCAACTTGGATTTACAGTATCATAAAATTTGACACGGTGTGAGATTTAGTCTAAAGTAATTTTCCAAAGATTTGCATCTAAAACACATTGGCAAGCACCAAGAATAAGCAAGCTAGCAATTTGGGATACATACAGATTAATAGTTGCTGAAATCCTGCCATTCTAcgtgataaaataaatatagacaTCCACTTAGAAGAACCACAACAGCAGTTAAAATACAGGCATTCAACAAGTGAGACTTCCACCAATTATGTGCAAAATACTTCATCCCTGCTAGTGCAAACTTCTTTCTCACCCAATTCTTCGTTCATGTTATTAAGATTGACCATGTTACTAAAGCATTCTTATTTTCATGATACACAAATGCCTCTAAACTCTATCTTAAGGCCAAAGCAGCATTCATGTACTCCTGTATAAAAAAGTTACACAGAAACTAGATGTATGATCCATGAAAGTTTTCATTACCTGAACTTCAAACTTGACCACATTTGTTAATTTAGAGACCCCATCATTCTCAATAATGGAAGAATCGTCTCCAAAGAACTGATTCCCGTGCATGGAATTAATACCCATGCCTTCATGACGACCAGGTATGCTAGGAACCCATCGACACTTCATGTTATACTGACCAATCTTTTTCCAACATACATTCAGTTCTTGCAGAGCTTTCAGAACTTCAGTCATTATTTCACGTGGATGCGCCCGAGACTGTAGCAAAAACCAAAAAGGTGTTTATTATGTATAGCTTACTGTTGAACAGAATCAAACCGCAAATAGTCAAGAAAATTTCACTTAAGAACCCATCAAATTAACAGAGGCTGCACCTGCATGAGTCTATATTTATCGGTGGAATCGACAAGATGTTTTCAAAGCTAATCAGTTTGAATACAAAATAGGATCTGGGAAGTTTTCAAGGATTATCAGTACTTCAATTGAATTTCCATCataaaaataagaacaaaactCTTGCACATAGCCCTTCCCTCCGCTCACATGTTAACATAAATATCCAtttgcatatttttttaatcaataagTATGAACGTCCAGCCCCCAGGGCTTCACAGTCTAGTGGGGTAAGTATGAACGTCCAGCCCCCAGGGCTTCAGTCTAGTGGGGCAAGAGAAGGTAGAGGAGCAGGGtcattatccaccgagttccAAACCGTGCGCCATTGGATTTCCCCATTATACAAGAAGTACGAATGCCCAATGATTAGCTTTTTtatttagagagagagagagagagagagagaagttaGTTATTTGCATGAGGCAGCAAACCAACCTGGAGGCCAAGAGCCCATTTTCTTTCAATAGGAAACTGTCTTGCACCAGCTTGCTGATAATCCATTATTCCTGAGAAGCGTTGACCAACAGGGGAAGCAGCAGTTTCATTAGAATTGATCCGGTTGTAACCATATTCCTGTAAGGGCATTTTATACATCCAATTAAACACATATTTAACGGCAAAAAAATCAACCACAACTATATACCCAAGTTAATGTTGATGAACTCAGTGTCCCTCATAAAGATGCGACATAATTGTGGAGAAGAAACTCATTAAATATTGGCGAACTAAATGGGCTACTTATCACGAAAGCAGATCGAAAGAAACTGCAGCTTTATTCAGTAAAAACAAGCAAAGACGCACCATGGACTCCTGAAATTCAGCTCCAAGATAGCCAGTGGAAACACGATGGCGATTGTCAAGTAGCAGATAGTACGCAACAGTGCCCTGAAATACAACAAGAATTGAGGGAAAAGGGCAATCCAGGAAAAAGTAGATGTCTGATAACGAAAATTTACCTCATTTTGAACTCTATTGCGAAGGGACTCAGTAAGGTTGTTCCTGTCAAATCCCATCTTAACCACCTCTTGAAGAATCTCTTCATCGATCtgcaattaaatttttttcaagGATATTTTGACTAGATGAGAATTCTGCTGGTTTGGGAAACCATGTTAAGAGCTGTAAGGTCATACAAAAAGCTTAACCCATGAAGTCACCGTAAAGAACGCCCCAGCTACCATACAAGTCAAATTGTAACTGAATGTGACAAAAGAAGCAAttggaaaaataattaaataaaccaAGAAGATGAGGTGATGCACCAAAACATCCCAAGCATATCAAATTATCAATGAATATAGAAATTTCCTAAATACAAATTTTTTGAACAACAATGGTATCTGTGCTAGCTTGCACGCACCTCACTAGGCTCCTACTACCTCCCACCAGCACATACCTGATAACTCTGAGCACCAACTGATAGCTCCATGGACAAGGATGATGATGTAGATCCCAAGCATATCAAATTATCAATGAATATAGAAATTTCCTAAATACAAATTTTTTGAACAGCAATGGTATCTGTGCTAGCTTGCACGCACCTCACTAGGCTCCTACTACCTCCCACCAGCACATACCTGATAACTCTGAGCACCAACTGATAGTTCCATGGACAAGGATGATGATGTAGAAACCCTAGGAAGACAATCGTCAAGGTCTCCAGCTAAGGAGTTGCAAGCCAAGGTTGTTGGGCTTCAATGGGAAATCAAGAAGATGCTTATCATGGAAGAAAAGCCCAAGAACGAGTCCAAGAATTGTGGAGAAGAATGGACTGAGCGCTACACATTTTATGGTTCAAGTCCAAGCCCAAACGGGAGAAGATTGGGGCCCACAtctcaaaaaaagaagattgGGGCCTACATGGGGCTGAAATTTCCTAGTTTAAAGTTTCCTAgttagattttatttatttccagAAAAGTAGATTCTAGTCCCATTCTATTTGGGATAGCTtttcccctatatatatataggggtagattttattatttttgtctagACAACATTACTATTAATTGACAGTTTCTCTTCTTTACACTTTGTGTATGGCTATTTGGAATTTATCTTACAACCTTATAAGAAAAAATTTTAAGAGGTAAGATTAATTTCTTAACTTGATATCTTTGGTTCTTATTTGTAAATTAAAGAAGGTAATTAGTCTTAACTAATAATTTCTCTAATTCTTCGAAATAGGGATCTACATCACCTTTTGATCTAAGTTCTTGAATTGACTCTATTAGTATTATAAATTAGTTGTAATCcgctaatttttttaatgataacATCAATCAAGGTTCTTAGCACTACTTTAGAATTTGTGGGATTTTATTCTCAAGTTTCACCCATCTCTAATATCttgttattaatcttagtattttCGCTTTcgcattattttcttgtttattcaAGTAACCCGATTCTTATCAAGGAGACTCTGATCTACAAGGTTTGCACCCACTTTATTGACCAGAAGTCCACACCCTTGGGAGCATTTCATACATATAATCAGTTAAACTATCTGCTAATATTTGTCTGGTGTTGTTCACAGAATGGACCTGGAGTAAAACTACAACAACAAAACTAGAGTAGGACTTTGTCACAAGCAAAAGGGTCAAGGAGGTCAGaactaataatttttatttttatttttattcaaaggACCCAATGGGTctgatttattaaataaaacatGCTATTTACAAAAATGGGCTAGAGAACTAACAAGGTTGGATGAGTGGACAAGGATATCGTGATCAACACATTTAAGGAGAATATCTAGCCCAACAAGACATGGTTGTGACAGCAAGACAACCCTTCTTTAAGATGCACAATTGTGTATTTTTGATAAGGGGAAACTGCTGATCACTTGTTCTTAATGTCTTTattctaaatttatttttacaatGTCTTTTTACCAAAGGTAGATTTATGAGGCTCTGATGACAGGAACTTCCACAGCAATTGTAAACTTTCCCCATTGTTCAGGTACTTGCAACATTTCCTAAATTATACAAGCTGCGCAAGATATATGAGCAATCCTGATCATTCTTTTCACTTTTTCATTATGTTAACTGGGTGCAGGGGAGGGGGACAGAAAGGTGTCAATAGAATAAATACATGGAATCTACCATTTAAGGCAATCAAAGATGCAAAAGAAGATATGAAAACACCTAAAGTGATTCTATAGCTAACTGAGCATTATTATTCTCAGAGTTTCCATCGCATAACAGTCGAGAAATAAGCTCTGTTTGATGAACAGAATACTGCTGTAGTGCCGTTTATATGGGATAGCAAATAAGTGAAAGCTGGGGAAAATTTCTATTCCACCATGTATAACTTGTTGCATGCGAAACATTAAGGCGAAAAAGACTAATCATTAATAAGTCAGATGTACATTCAATCTAACCTTCTTTGCTTGTTGCATTGTATCGGGTGGAGGTACGGCCAAATAACGTGGCAAATGAGCTTGGAACCAAGGGTGCAGGCGAATCTCAGGAATAGTCATTCGCTTCATTGGGTCGACTATAAGCATCCTTGGAATCAAATCCCTCGCACCAGCTGATAAATGGCTGGGCAGAGTATATATTCCACCCTAAAGACAAATTGATATACAGTTAAGCAATTGTCTGCGATCAACCCCAACAGATTCAACAAATTTATCAACTAATCTCTCCCTTTTTTTGTGAAAGGGACAGGGAGCATAAATTCATTCCAATGGAGAATcgtttttctttttccttttccatcCACTTTTTCAAAACAACAAAAAGGATGAGATTGGGTCCCAGCAGATCTAaacaatcttttttttttcctgaacATGATACATTTGGAAGGGC
The sequence above is a segment of the Solanum dulcamara chromosome 11, daSolDulc1.2, whole genome shotgun sequence genome. Coding sequences within it:
- the LOC129872855 gene encoding SNF1-related protein kinase catalytic subunit alpha KIN10-like isoform X2, whose amino-acid sequence is MDGSTVQGTSSVDSFLRNYKLGKTLGIGSFGKVKIAEHTLTGHKVAVKILNRRKIRNMDMEEKVRREIKILRLFMHPHIIRLYEVIETPSDIYVVMEYVKSGELFDYIVEKGRLQEDEARNFFQQIISGVEYCHRNMVVHRDLKPENLLLDSKWNVKIADFGLSNIMRDGHFLKTSCGSPNYAAPEVISGKLYAGPEVDVWSCGVILYALLCGTLPFDDENIPNLFKKIKGGIYTLPSHLSAGARDLIPRMLIVDPMKRMTIPEIRLHPWFQAHLPRYLAVPPPDTMQQAKKIDEEILQEVVKMGFDRNNLTESLRNRVQNEGTVAYYLLLDNRHRVSTGYLGAEFQESMEYGYNRINSNETAASPVGQRFSGIMDYQQAGARQFPIERKWALGLQSRAHPREIMTEVLKALQELNVCWKKIGQYNMKCRWVPSIPGRHEGMGINSMHGNQFFGDDSSIIENDGVSKLTNVVKFEVQLYKTRDEKYLLDLQRLQGPQFLFLDLCAAFLAQLRVL
- the LOC129872855 gene encoding SNF1-related protein kinase catalytic subunit alpha KIN10-like isoform X1, with product MDHFGPKKAHYWLAVADSVEGKDQRKMDGSTVQGTSSVDSFLRNYKLGKTLGIGSFGKVKIAEHTLTGHKVAVKILNRRKIRNMDMEEKVRREIKILRLFMHPHIIRLYEVIETPSDIYVVMEYVKSGELFDYIVEKGRLQEDEARNFFQQIISGVEYCHRNMVVHRDLKPENLLLDSKWNVKIADFGLSNIMRDGHFLKTSCGSPNYAAPEVISGKLYAGPEVDVWSCGVILYALLCGTLPFDDENIPNLFKKIKGGIYTLPSHLSAGARDLIPRMLIVDPMKRMTIPEIRLHPWFQAHLPRYLAVPPPDTMQQAKKIDEEILQEVVKMGFDRNNLTESLRNRVQNEGTVAYYLLLDNRHRVSTGYLGAEFQESMEYGYNRINSNETAASPVGQRFSGIMDYQQAGARQFPIERKWALGLQSRAHPREIMTEVLKALQELNVCWKKIGQYNMKCRWVPSIPGRHEGMGINSMHGNQFFGDDSSIIENDGVSKLTNVVKFEVQLYKTRDEKYLLDLQRLQGPQFLFLDLCAAFLAQLRVL